A DNA window from Rhizobium jaguaris contains the following coding sequences:
- the chvE gene encoding multiple monosaccharide ABC transporter substrate-binding protein: MKSIISLMAGAALGVATLVAPAFAADKGTVGIAMPTKASARWIDDGNNIVKQLQAAGYGTDLQYGDDDIPNQLSQIENMVTKGDKVLVVASIDGTTLSDVLQKAHDAGIKVIAYDRLIRNSPNVDYYATFDNFKVGVLQAGSIVDALGLKDGKGPFNIELFGGSPDDNNAFFFYDGAMSVLKPYIDSGKLVVKSGQMGMDKVGTLRWDPATAQARMDNLLSAYYTDAKVDAVLSPYDGLSIGILSSLKGVGYGSGGVKLPIVTGQDSEIPSVKSIIAGEQHSTIFKDTRDLAKVTVNMVNALMEGKTPEVNDTKTYDNGVKVVPSYLLTPVAVDKTNYEKILVEGGYYKADQLK; this comes from the coding sequence ATGAAATCCATTATCTCATTGATGGCCGGCGCAGCGCTCGGCGTCGCTACGCTGGTTGCGCCTGCCTTCGCGGCAGATAAGGGTACCGTTGGTATCGCCATGCCGACCAAGGCTTCGGCTCGCTGGATCGATGACGGCAACAACATCGTCAAGCAGCTTCAGGCAGCTGGCTACGGCACCGACCTGCAGTATGGCGACGACGACATTCCGAACCAGCTGTCTCAGATCGAGAACATGGTCACCAAGGGCGACAAGGTCCTCGTCGTTGCTTCGATCGACGGCACCACGCTGTCCGACGTTCTGCAGAAGGCTCACGATGCCGGCATCAAGGTCATCGCTTATGACCGTCTGATCCGCAACAGCCCGAACGTCGACTACTATGCGACCTTCGACAACTTTAAGGTCGGCGTCCTGCAGGCTGGCTCGATCGTCGACGCTCTTGGCCTCAAGGATGGCAAGGGTCCGTTCAACATCGAACTCTTCGGCGGTTCTCCAGACGACAACAATGCCTTCTTCTTCTATGATGGCGCAATGTCTGTCCTGAAGCCCTACATCGACAGCGGCAAGCTGGTCGTGAAGTCCGGCCAGATGGGCATGGACAAGGTCGGCACGCTGCGTTGGGATCCGGCAACAGCCCAGGCTCGCATGGACAACCTGCTGTCGGCCTACTACACCGACGCTAAAGTCGATGCTGTTCTGTCTCCTTATGACGGCCTGTCGATCGGCATCCTCTCCTCGCTCAAGGGCGTTGGCTACGGCAGCGGCGGCGTGAAGCTCCCGATCGTTACCGGTCAGGACTCCGAAATTCCGTCGGTCAAGTCCATCATCGCCGGCGAGCAGCACTCCACGATCTTCAAGGACACCCGTGACCTCGCAAAGGTCACCGTCAACATGGTCAACGCTCTGATGGAAGGCAAGACGCCTGAAGTCAACGACACCAAGACCTACGACAACGGCGTCAAGGTTGTTCCGTCCTACCTGCTGACCCCGGTCGCAGTTGACAAGACCAACTACGAGAAGATTCTCGTCGAGGGTGGTTACTACAAGGCTGATCAGCTGAAGTAA
- a CDS encoding LysR family transcriptional regulator, whose protein sequence is MEKIYNDYSSEGIEIHSDSFRDDTLLKAGLKLNHLRMIVTIEDHGQISAAAESMNISQPAASRMLSEMESIVKSPLYERVARGVVLTPFGLALAKRARKILLELREASREIGELRTGKGGSVFLGAVTAPAISLVVPAIQRVTRAYPGIEINIEVETSNVLARELLAARHDFIISRIPDELDPRLFTAYEIGVEKACLVVRSGHPLLKKGVASLDDLPGYDWVFQPPGTLLRRKVEDIFVTAGVPLPENIINTSSLLLTLAIVCKTDAITPVALDMAHFMCGQSSQAGESSILPIDFDIEVKPYSLITARERAMPPSARLLHDMILEESRSLDLA, encoded by the coding sequence ATGGAGAAAATATATAACGATTATTCGAGCGAAGGCATCGAGATTCACTCGGACAGTTTTCGCGACGATACCCTGCTCAAGGCCGGTTTGAAGCTCAATCACCTGCGTATGATCGTCACGATCGAGGACCACGGGCAGATTTCGGCGGCCGCTGAGTCTATGAACATCTCACAACCTGCGGCTTCGCGCATGCTCTCGGAAATGGAGTCGATCGTCAAAAGCCCGCTTTACGAGCGTGTCGCCCGCGGCGTTGTGCTGACACCTTTCGGCTTGGCGCTCGCCAAGCGGGCACGCAAGATCCTGCTTGAGCTGCGTGAGGCGAGCCGCGAGATCGGCGAGCTCAGAACCGGCAAAGGCGGCTCGGTCTTTCTCGGCGCCGTGACCGCGCCTGCAATCAGCCTTGTCGTACCGGCAATTCAACGCGTGACGCGCGCCTATCCCGGCATCGAGATCAATATCGAGGTGGAAACCAGCAATGTGCTCGCGCGCGAACTGCTCGCCGCTCGCCACGATTTCATCATCAGCCGCATTCCGGATGAGCTCGATCCGCGCCTGTTCACCGCCTATGAGATCGGTGTGGAGAAAGCCTGTCTCGTGGTCCGTAGCGGCCATCCGCTGCTGAAGAAGGGCGTGGCTAGTCTCGATGATCTGCCGGGCTACGATTGGGTCTTCCAGCCCCCGGGCACTTTGCTCCGGCGCAAGGTGGAGGATATCTTCGTCACGGCTGGCGTGCCCCTGCCGGAAAACATCATCAATACCTCTTCGTTGCTCCTGACGCTTGCCATCGTCTGCAAGACGGACGCCATCACTCCGGTCGCGCTCGACATGGCGCACTTCATGTGCGGGCAGTCATCGCAAGCCGGCGAATCCTCCATTTTGCCCATCGATTTCGATATTGAAGTGAAGCCCTACAGCCTGATTACCGCCCGTGAGCGCGCCATGCCGCCCAGTGCCCGGTTGCTGCACGATATGATCCTGGAGGAAAGCAGGAGCCTCGATCTCGCTTGA
- a CDS encoding IS110 family transposase — protein sequence MAHTIARTLGIDISKDRLDVHLLPDGIDKQFPNDAKGLRALIRWLLPYAPERIVFEATGAYHRRLERMLATADLPGVKVNPQRLRAFAKACGRLAKTDRIDARVMARFGTLMAPDIRPMRSQVLDLLAELLAARRALVKDRNALLHRQKNVTIPLLQRQAEQRLRQVDAQIEAVDAESRRLIAAEPQLQRRLDILTSIPGIGATCALALIADMPELGTLANKQAASLAGLAPVVRQSGQWKGKSFIQGGRTQLRRALYMPALVAIRFNPPLKSKYQQLTAGGKAAKAAITAIMRKLVILANALIREDRFWTPEHA from the coding sequence ATGGCTCATACGATAGCACGAACCCTCGGTATCGACATCTCGAAAGATCGCCTCGATGTCCATCTCCTGCCGGACGGCATCGACAAGCAGTTCCCCAACGACGCCAAAGGGCTGCGGGCATTGATCCGCTGGCTGTTGCCTTACGCGCCCGAGCGCATTGTCTTCGAGGCGACCGGCGCCTACCATCGGCGCCTCGAACGCATGCTGGCAACGGCGGACCTGCCCGGCGTCAAGGTGAACCCGCAGCGCCTACGCGCCTTCGCCAAAGCCTGTGGCCGGCTGGCCAAGACGGACCGCATCGACGCGCGCGTCATGGCCCGGTTCGGCACATTGATGGCCCCGGACATCCGGCCAATGCGCAGCCAAGTGCTTGATCTTCTCGCCGAACTGCTCGCCGCTCGCCGCGCGCTCGTTAAGGACCGGAACGCTCTCCTGCATCGGCAGAAGAATGTGACCATCCCCCTGCTGCAGCGCCAGGCCGAGCAACGGCTGCGGCAGGTCGACGCCCAAATCGAGGCTGTCGATGCCGAAAGCCGTCGATTGATTGCCGCCGAGCCGCAATTGCAGCGCCGTCTCGACATCCTCACCAGCATTCCCGGTATCGGGGCAACCTGCGCCCTGGCGCTGATTGCCGACATGCCGGAACTTGGAACACTGGCCAACAAACAGGCCGCCAGCCTGGCCGGTCTCGCGCCGGTCGTGCGACAGTCCGGCCAATGGAAAGGCAAAAGCTTCATTCAAGGCGGCAGGACCCAGCTTCGCCGCGCCCTCTATATGCCGGCCCTCGTCGCCATTCGCTTCAATCCACCCCTCAAGAGCAAATACCAGCAACTCACCGCCGGCGGAAAAGCCGCCAAGGCCGCCATTACCGCCATCATGCGAAAGCTCGTCATTCTCGCAAACGCACTCATCCGAGAGGATCGATTTTGGACACCTGAACACGCTTGA
- the iolG gene encoding inositol 2-dehydrogenase produces MTVRFGLLGAGRIGKVHAKAVSGDANAKLVAVADAFPAAAEAISSAYGCEVRTIEAIEAAKDIDAVVICTPTDTHADLIERFARAGKAVFCEKPIDLDVARVKACIKVVEEVKGKLMVGFNRRFDPHFMAVKKAIDDGRIGTVEMVTITSRDPGAPPVDYIKRSGGIFRDMTIHDFDMARFLLGEEPVAVTATAAVLVDKAIGDAGDYDSVSVILQTASGKQAIISNSRRATYGYDQRIEIHGSKGMVAAENQRPFSIEVANGDGYTRPPLHDFFMTRYTEAYANEIASFIAAVEKGAAITPSGADGLAALKLADAAVQSVKEGRLVKLS; encoded by the coding sequence ATGACTGTCAGATTTGGTTTGCTTGGCGCCGGGCGCATTGGCAAGGTGCATGCAAAGGCCGTGAGTGGCGATGCCAACGCCAAGCTCGTCGCAGTGGCGGATGCGTTTCCGGCCGCCGCGGAAGCGATTTCCTCGGCTTACGGCTGCGAAGTCCGCACCATCGAAGCCATCGAAGCCGCCAAGGACATCGACGCAGTGGTGATCTGCACGCCGACCGACACGCATGCCGATCTTATCGAGCGCTTTGCCCGCGCCGGCAAGGCGGTCTTCTGCGAAAAGCCAATCGATCTCGATGTCGCCCGCGTCAAGGCCTGCATCAAGGTGGTCGAAGAGGTGAAGGGCAAGCTGATGGTCGGCTTCAACCGCCGCTTCGATCCGCATTTCATGGCGGTCAAGAAAGCCATCGACGACGGCCGCATCGGTACGGTCGAGATGGTGACGATCACCTCGCGCGATCCCGGCGCCCCGCCGGTCGACTATATCAAGCGCTCGGGCGGTATTTTCCGCGACATGACCATCCATGATTTCGACATGGCCCGTTTCCTGCTCGGCGAAGAGCCGGTCGCAGTCACCGCCACCGCCGCAGTCCTCGTCGACAAAGCGATCGGCGATGCGGGAGACTATGACAGCGTCTCGGTCATCCTGCAGACCGCATCCGGCAAGCAGGCGATCATCTCCAATTCCCGCCGAGCCACCTATGGCTACGACCAGCGCATCGAAATTCACGGCTCGAAGGGCATGGTCGCGGCCGAAAACCAGCGTCCCTTCTCCATCGAAGTCGCCAACGGCGACGGCTACACCCGCCCGCCCCTGCACGACTTCTTCATGACCCGCTACACCGAGGCCTACGCCAACGAGATCGCGAGCTTCATCGCCGCCGTCGAAAAGGGCGCTGCGATCACGCCATCCGGCGCTGACGGCCTCGCCGCGCTCAAACTTGCGGACGCGGCGGTTCAATCCGTCAAGGAAGGCCGACTGGTCAAGCTCAGCTAA
- a CDS encoding ArsR/SmtB family transcription factor has translation MIENEIFRALADPTRRAIFEKLAAGSMNASGLREGMEISQPAMSQHLAVLRGAGLIREERQGRFVNYEVDPEGLALIAQWLAKYRAYWPARIEALKVLLKDMDQ, from the coding sequence ATGATAGAGAACGAGATATTCCGGGCTTTGGCGGACCCTACCCGCCGCGCCATCTTTGAAAAGCTGGCTGCGGGCAGCATGAACGCTAGCGGCCTGCGCGAAGGCATGGAGATCAGCCAGCCAGCGATGTCCCAGCATCTTGCGGTCCTGCGGGGCGCCGGGCTGATCAGAGAAGAACGGCAGGGGCGTTTCGTGAATTACGAAGTCGATCCGGAGGGACTCGCCCTCATCGCCCAGTGGCTGGCGAAATACCGCGCCTACTGGCCTGCCCGGATCGAAGCTCTCAAGGTCTTGTTGAAGGATATGGACCAATGA
- a CDS encoding SRPBCC family protein produces MNDLKTPTRENGIELEYDLNEPPQKVWRAVSTPELRENWLPKEALANPDAISVKPGEEVRYRLRDDEPPFLESTVTFRIAPNASGGTSLRIIHELDDVRLRRTAKAAANNNGVSVMRAA; encoded by the coding sequence ATGAACGACCTGAAGACCCCCACGCGTGAAAACGGTATCGAACTTGAATACGACCTCAACGAGCCGCCGCAAAAGGTCTGGCGCGCGGTCAGCACCCCTGAACTCCGGGAAAACTGGCTGCCGAAGGAAGCTTTGGCCAATCCCGACGCGATATCGGTCAAACCGGGCGAAGAGGTCCGCTACAGGCTGCGCGATGACGAGCCACCATTCCTCGAAAGCACCGTGACGTTCAGGATAGCCCCGAACGCAAGCGGCGGTACGAGCCTGAGGATCATCCACGAGCTTGATGATGTGAGGCTTCGAAGGACTGCAAAAGCTGCGGCGAACAACAACGGCGTCTCCGTCATGCGCGCCGCCTAA
- a CDS encoding ATP-dependent Clp protease proteolytic subunit has translation MREAMQLVPMVVEQSSRGERSFDIYSRLLRERIIFLNGEVNDDVSALVCAQLLFLEAENPKTPISLYINSPGGVVTSGFAMYDTMRYIRAPVHTLCMGTARSMGSFLLMAGEPGQRVALPNASIHIHQPLGGFQGQASDMLIHAEEIKRTKHRVTRLYAEHCGRSYDEFERAMDRDHFMTAEEALEWGLIDRILHVREEDRHMGLVD, from the coding sequence ATGCGCGAAGCGATGCAACTCGTGCCTATGGTCGTAGAACAATCCAGCAGAGGAGAGCGGTCTTTCGACATCTATTCCCGTCTGCTGCGCGAGAGGATCATCTTCCTGAATGGTGAGGTGAACGATGACGTCTCGGCCCTGGTCTGCGCGCAACTGCTGTTTCTCGAGGCTGAAAATCCGAAGACGCCGATCAGCCTCTACATTAATTCGCCGGGTGGCGTCGTGACCAGCGGCTTCGCCATGTACGACACCATGCGTTACATCCGCGCGCCAGTGCACACGCTCTGCATGGGGACTGCCCGTTCGATGGGATCGTTCCTGCTGATGGCGGGCGAACCGGGCCAGCGCGTCGCCTTGCCCAACGCCAGCATCCATATCCATCAGCCTTTGGGCGGCTTCCAGGGCCAGGCCTCCGACATGCTCATCCACGCCGAGGAAATCAAGCGCACCAAGCACCGCGTGACGCGGCTTTATGCAGAGCATTGTGGCCGTTCCTATGACGAATTCGAACGCGCTATGGATCGAGACCACTTCATGACGGCGGAAGAAGCCCTGGAATGGGGATTGATCGATCGTATTCTGCACGTCCGCGAAGAAGATCGGCACATGGGCTTGGTGGATTGA
- a CDS encoding CRTAC1 family protein: MKKIAALLAVAGLISFSFAPGSFAEDTPAPAPFLMDVPHFQEEAVAAGIDHQYTGGWEYFVGGGVASFDCNGDRKPDLMLAGGTSPLALYVNESETGGALKFKEVPINLSDKDLRSVLGVYPIDIDNDGYTDVVLLRLGENIILKGGPNCTFEKANRTFAFDGGKDWTVAFAATWEAGNKYPTLAFGNYVDRYAPGTPFGTCSDNVFDRPVGNDKPDYSNPLPLKPSYCTLSMLFTDWNHSGQDSLRVANDRQYYRGGQEQLWDISPGRPPRQYTASDGWASLKIWGMGIAEADPKANGRPEYFITSMGDNKLQELNDEAADENSPTYRDTAYEKGVAAYRPYTGNDHRPSTGWHAQFADINNDTNMDLFMTKGNVEAMPDFASSDPDNLLLGGFDGKFTEKGDEAGIALPGKGRGAVVEDFNNDGMLDILVVNRSQRAFLFRNLGAKTDWGYRPLGNWTEIELDNGPINHMGIGATINVRAGTQTQVQRVQVGGGHASGHVGFTHFGLGTNERAVVRVQWPDGEWSQPYRIFANQHVVIKRGTTSAKYWFPPPQKTDQATAQPAAATPVPAGQQTSNQPVTK; encoded by the coding sequence ATGAAGAAGATAGCAGCCCTCCTTGCCGTCGCCGGCTTGATTTCCTTCTCGTTCGCGCCCGGCAGTTTCGCCGAGGACACGCCCGCGCCGGCACCTTTCCTGATGGATGTCCCGCATTTCCAGGAGGAAGCGGTCGCCGCCGGCATCGACCATCAATATACCGGCGGCTGGGAATATTTCGTCGGTGGCGGGGTCGCCAGCTTCGACTGCAACGGCGACCGCAAGCCCGACCTGATGCTGGCCGGCGGCACCAGCCCGCTGGCGCTTTATGTCAATGAAAGCGAGACGGGTGGCGCTCTGAAATTCAAGGAAGTGCCTATCAATCTCTCCGATAAGGATCTCCGGTCCGTCCTCGGTGTCTATCCGATCGATATCGACAATGACGGTTACACGGACGTCGTCCTGTTGCGGCTCGGCGAGAATATCATCCTGAAGGGCGGACCGAACTGCACTTTCGAAAAGGCCAATCGCACCTTTGCCTTCGACGGCGGCAAGGACTGGACGGTCGCCTTTGCGGCCACCTGGGAAGCCGGCAACAAATATCCGACGCTTGCTTTCGGCAACTACGTCGATCGCTATGCGCCAGGCACGCCCTTCGGCACCTGCAGCGACAATGTCTTCGATCGTCCCGTAGGCAACGACAAGCCGGATTATTCCAATCCGCTGCCGCTGAAGCCAAGCTATTGTACGCTGTCGATGCTCTTCACCGACTGGAACCATTCGGGCCAGGATTCGTTGCGGGTTGCCAACGACCGGCAATATTATCGCGGTGGACAGGAGCAGCTCTGGGATATCTCTCCCGGCAGGCCGCCGCGGCAATATACGGCGAGCGACGGCTGGGCATCGCTGAAGATTTGGGGCATGGGGATCGCCGAAGCCGACCCCAAGGCCAACGGCCGGCCGGAATATTTCATCACCTCCATGGGTGACAACAAGCTGCAGGAACTCAATGACGAGGCGGCTGACGAAAACAGTCCGACCTATCGCGACACGGCTTATGAAAAGGGTGTCGCTGCCTATCGTCCTTATACGGGCAACGATCACCGTCCCTCGACGGGCTGGCACGCGCAGTTCGCCGACATTAACAACGACACGAACATGGATCTCTTCATGACCAAGGGCAATGTCGAGGCCATGCCGGATTTCGCCAGCAGTGATCCCGACAACCTGCTGCTTGGCGGTTTCGACGGAAAGTTCACCGAGAAGGGGGACGAGGCCGGCATTGCACTTCCCGGCAAGGGGCGCGGCGCCGTGGTCGAGGACTTCAACAATGACGGCATGCTCGACATCCTCGTCGTCAACCGCAGCCAGCGCGCCTTCCTGTTTCGCAATCTCGGTGCAAAGACCGATTGGGGCTATCGTCCGCTCGGCAATTGGACCGAAATCGAATTGGACAATGGCCCGATCAACCATATGGGCATCGGCGCGACCATCAATGTCAGGGCCGGCACGCAGACGCAGGTGCAGCGTGTGCAGGTCGGCGGCGGTCACGCGTCGGGCCATGTCGGCTTCACCCATTTCGGCCTCGGGACCAATGAACGCGCCGTGGTGCGGGTGCAGTGGCCGGACGGGGAGTGGAGTCAGCCTTACCGCATCTTCGCCAACCAGCATGTGGTGATCAAGCGCGGCACCACTTCGGCGAAATACTGGTTCCCGCCGCCTCAGAAAACCGATCAGGCCACAGCGCAGCCGGCTGCCGCGACGCCGGTACCCGCCGGGCAACAGACGAGCAATCAACCTGTGACGAAATAG
- a CDS encoding di-heme oxidoredictase family protein, giving the protein MKRMALACLCLAAAGLPAIAAQPWEEKTAALGQAGTEVSGHLTLDQLKNLIKIGEQLFTARFTVEDGAGRPGATQAIVPTKRKHPVMNEFSRTAGVDANACSSCHNMPFPGGAGDFTTNVFVSEGFESADFDTTDPQFSNERGTNSLFGDGLIELLAREMTVDLQRQRAEAITLAAKTGQPQRVALETKGVKYGWLTAQPNGLVDMQELDGVDMDLVIRPFSQKGVMTSLRQFTVNALNQHHGMEPVERFGGRWTGTTDFDGDGHADEISDGDVSAMVAWQATLPAPDQKVPDNAQWRDMAAAGEKLFDGMGCTACHRTSLPLDSLSFSDPGPNDMSGTLSTSQVKDPAVYDLSQLDWTKKLKRNDKGQVLVPLFGDLKRHAMTDSTVDQLGNELLAQRFVDRNIFMTAELWGVASTPPYGHRNDITTLDGVIRAHGGDGRTARDSYVGASEDDRARIIAFLKTLVIEQAGVNQ; this is encoded by the coding sequence ATGAAACGAATGGCACTCGCGTGCCTCTGTCTTGCCGCGGCGGGATTGCCCGCGATCGCGGCTCAGCCTTGGGAGGAGAAGACGGCGGCGCTGGGACAGGCCGGCACGGAGGTTTCCGGCCATCTGACGCTCGATCAGCTCAAGAACCTGATCAAGATAGGGGAGCAATTGTTCACGGCGCGCTTCACGGTGGAGGATGGGGCAGGGCGCCCCGGCGCGACGCAGGCGATCGTGCCGACCAAGCGCAAGCATCCGGTCATGAACGAATTCAGCCGAACGGCGGGTGTCGATGCCAATGCCTGTTCCTCCTGCCATAACATGCCGTTTCCGGGTGGCGCGGGCGATTTCACCACCAATGTCTTCGTATCCGAAGGGTTTGAGAGCGCGGATTTCGACACGACCGATCCGCAATTTTCCAATGAGCGCGGCACCAACAGCCTATTCGGCGATGGTCTGATCGAGCTTCTGGCGCGCGAGATGACCGTCGATCTGCAGCGTCAGCGCGCCGAGGCGATTACGCTTGCGGCAAAAACCGGCCAGCCCCAGCGCGTCGCGCTCGAGACCAAGGGCGTCAAGTACGGCTGGTTGACTGCGCAGCCCAACGGCCTGGTCGATATGCAGGAGCTCGATGGCGTCGACATGGATCTTGTCATTCGCCCGTTCAGCCAAAAGGGCGTGATGACCTCGCTCCGGCAGTTTACCGTCAATGCGTTGAACCAGCATCACGGCATGGAGCCGGTGGAGCGCTTCGGTGGCCGCTGGACGGGGACCACGGATTTCGATGGCGACGGACATGCCGACGAGATCAGCGACGGCGATGTTTCGGCAATGGTCGCCTGGCAAGCAACCTTGCCTGCGCCCGACCAGAAGGTGCCGGACAATGCCCAATGGCGTGACATGGCGGCCGCCGGCGAGAAGCTGTTCGATGGGATGGGCTGCACGGCCTGCCACAGGACAAGCCTGCCGCTCGATAGTCTCTCCTTCTCCGATCCCGGTCCGAACGACATGTCCGGTACGTTGAGCACGAGCCAGGTAAAAGACCCGGCTGTCTACGACCTGTCGCAGCTCGACTGGACGAAGAAGCTGAAGCGCAATGACAAGGGGCAGGTGCTGGTGCCGCTATTCGGCGATCTCAAGCGTCACGCCATGACCGACAGCACAGTCGACCAGCTCGGCAACGAGCTTCTGGCGCAACGTTTCGTCGATCGCAATATCTTCATGACGGCGGAGCTTTGGGGCGTGGCTTCGACACCTCCCTATGGTCATCGCAACGACATTACGACCCTTGACGGCGTCATTCGTGCCCATGGCGGCGACGGCCGCACCGCCCGCGATAGCTACGTCGGCGCGTCCGAAGACGATCGCGCCCGTATCATCGCTTTCCTCAAGACGCTGGTCATCGAGCAGGCAGGGGTGAACCAATGA
- a CDS encoding ROK family transcriptional regulator: MLAKSSTELVRQKNSVLVLTALRRHGPLAHTELSDFTKLSSATISVITTDLERAQIIEKAEQQAASGRGRPRVLFSQRRDCGYLIVVIISSDAVQYSLVDYAGRLIDRFTEERQQNVSGVGSFVTGLRDALNRIVARSRLSRDKVLMISISSKGLVESSEPVLRWSPIFGREQIDFAAVLRDEWSAKVILGNETLLVAAAVGRQEENKKGRDFRALAALSLGHSIGLGVVRRGDEGRLQISAPNFGHMLHLPGGGLCRCGSRGCIEAYAGFYAILRTAFDVPLDTIPAKFVPIAELDKIAASARQGSRRNIHAFRQAGLALGNGLSRVLSLHESMPIAITGPGTRYYDLLVEGISEGLAESHVVRMEGMPELRVVADEPTLVFEGHLNRALAMMDDDIVSSGVVAELNSQTV, translated from the coding sequence ATGCTGGCCAAATCGAGCACCGAATTGGTCCGCCAGAAAAACAGTGTTCTGGTGTTGACGGCGCTACGCCGCCACGGTCCGCTCGCCCATACTGAACTTTCTGATTTCACCAAGCTTTCGTCGGCGACGATATCGGTGATCACCACCGATCTGGAGCGGGCGCAGATCATCGAGAAGGCGGAGCAGCAGGCAGCAAGTGGCCGCGGCCGCCCGCGCGTGCTCTTCTCGCAGCGGCGCGATTGCGGCTATCTCATCGTCGTCATCATTTCATCCGATGCCGTTCAATATTCGCTTGTGGATTATGCCGGCCGGCTGATCGACCGCTTCACCGAGGAGAGGCAGCAGAACGTTTCGGGTGTCGGCTCTTTCGTCACGGGGCTGCGCGATGCCTTGAACCGGATCGTCGCGCGCTCGCGGTTGTCGCGCGACAAGGTCCTGATGATTTCCATCAGCAGCAAGGGCCTGGTCGAGAGTTCGGAGCCGGTGCTGCGCTGGTCGCCGATCTTCGGGCGCGAGCAAATCGATTTTGCAGCGGTGTTACGCGACGAATGGTCGGCAAAAGTTATCCTCGGCAATGAGACGCTGCTCGTCGCTGCTGCCGTCGGACGCCAGGAGGAGAACAAGAAGGGCCGTGATTTCCGGGCGCTTGCGGCACTCTCGCTCGGCCACAGCATCGGTCTGGGCGTGGTGCGCCGCGGCGATGAGGGAAGGCTCCAAATATCGGCGCCGAATTTCGGCCATATGCTGCATCTGCCGGGCGGCGGCCTCTGCCGCTGCGGCTCGCGTGGCTGCATAGAGGCCTATGCCGGCTTCTACGCCATCCTGCGCACGGCCTTCGACGTGCCGCTCGACACGATCCCCGCTAAATTCGTGCCGATCGCCGAACTCGACAAGATCGCGGCCAGCGCCCGGCAGGGCAGCCGCCGCAACATCCACGCCTTCCGTCAGGCGGGGCTGGCACTTGGCAACGGCCTCTCGCGCGTGCTCAGCCTGCACGAAAGCATGCCGATCGCGATCACGGGTCCGGGGACGCGCTATTACGACCTGCTGGTGGAGGGCATTTCCGAGGGGCTGGCGGAATCGCATGTCGTGCGCATGGAGGGCATGCCGGAGCTGCGGGTGGTGGCGGACGAACCGACGCTGGTGTTCGAAGGGCACCTCAACCGCGCTCTGGCCATGATGGATGACGATATCGTCAGTTCGGGTGTCGTTGCGGAGTTGAATAGCCAGACTGTTTGA